Proteins encoded in a region of the Triticum dicoccoides isolate Atlit2015 ecotype Zavitan chromosome 3A, WEW_v2.0, whole genome shotgun sequence genome:
- the LOC119273477 gene encoding uncharacterized protein LOC119273477 — MAFHQRSTSLPSRPHVSETEVELELQSLEASISSSNSISAMCGGLRTLANIYDGLEEIICLPSNQVCSSQQRSILDGEMEGSLELLDLCSAMQEIFVEMKAIIQELQVALRKGDDAATLAKIQSYSRLVKKSKNLFKKTAKKTPADCSMVMLLAKAREISVSLLESTLRLLSKQIEMPKQSLVFKAFQKKKAAICKEEQLSGLECSIGDLESRAGHLFRKLVQSRVSLLNILSS, encoded by the coding sequence ATGGCTTTCCACCAAAGATCGACAAGTTTGCCTTCTAGGCCTCACGTCAGTGAGACCGAAGTCGAGCTAGAGCTTCAGAGCCTAGAAGCAAGCATCTCTTCCTCCAATTCCATCAGCGCGATGTGTGGTGGTCTCAGGACTCTTGCAAACATCTACGATGGTCTTGAAGAAATCATCTGCCTACCAAGCAACCAAGTTTGCTCCTCCCAGCAGAGGAGCATATTGGATGGAGAAATGGAAGGTTCTCTTGAGCTGCTAGATCTCTGCAGCGCCATGCAAGAGATCTTCGTCGAGATGAAGGCCATCATCCAAGAGCTGCAAGTGGCTCTAAGGAAAGGTGATGATGCAGCTACTCTAGCCAAGATCCAATCTTACAGCCGCTTGGTGAAGAAGTCCAAGAATCTTTTCAAGAAGACCGCGAAGAAGACTCCAGCAGATTGTAGCATGGTCATGCTGTTGGCCAAGGCTAGAGAGATCTCGGTGTCTCTCCTGGAGTCCACACTCCGTCTCTTGTCGAAGCAAATCGAAATGCCTAAACAGTCTCTTGTTTTCAAGGCATTTCAGAAAAAGAAGGCAGCGATTTGCAAGGAGGAGCAATTGTCAGGGCTAGAGTGCAGTATCGGCGATCTCGAGAGCAGAGCAGGACATCTGTTCAGGAAATTAGTCCAGAGCAGAGTTTCTCTACTCAACATCCTTAGCTCATAG